The Deltaproteobacteria bacterium genome segment TTTGCGCGAGTCGGAAAATTACCTTCTAATGCAGCTTTAATAATAGTTAAGACTTCCGGTGAGAAATCTTGAGTTGCCATCCAGCGTAAATAGTCTGGGTTTTCGTCTACCATTGCTTGTAAAGATCGGTGGCGATGTTTGCCAAAACCCAAAACGGCAACATTGTCTTTCCAAATTATTCTACCATTAGGATCAAGCCAATCAGAGTTAGTGGGGTGGCACAACTCATATAAAAGATCAACAGATGTTGGTAAATCCGTATAGCGTGCCACTTGGGCGACTAAAATATCAGCGGCAGCTTCAGCATCAGCTTGAGCGCTATGAGCGTGATTTAGTTCTGCACCACAATAAAAACGATAGGCGGCACTAAGATCTCGCGCTTCTTTCATTGTATAAATGCGTCGCGAATCAATGACCATTGTCGGATTTTCAGGATAAGTAATATTAGCGCGTGCAAACTCGTGTTGTAATATGGGAAGATCAAATTTTTCGATGTTAAAGCCGGTTAAATCGCAATTACGTAAAAATATTAATAATGATGGTGCCATTGAGGTAAAACTCGGTGCTGCAGCAACATCGTTATCACTAATGCCGTGTAC includes the following:
- a CDS encoding 3'-5' exonuclease produces the protein MSERTLILTRPIVSIDLETTGLDAVNDRIVEISCVKLMPHGKRDIRTHLINPGIPIKPEATAVHGISDNDVAAAPSFTSMAPSLLIFLRNCDLTGFNIEKFDLPILQHEFARANITYPENPTMVIDSRRIYTMKEARDLSAAYRFYCGAELNHAHSAQADAEAAADILVAQVARYTDLPTSVDLLYELCHPTNSDWLDPNGRIIWKDNVAVLGFGKHRHRSLQAMVDENPDYLRWMATQDFSPEVLTIIKAALEGNFPTRANHH